In Sphingobacteriales bacterium, the following proteins share a genomic window:
- a CDS encoding thioredoxin family protein, which translates to MKKYVFRMLLMTVALLSLSQCLIAQQYNQRLTNNKTNEEILIGLCTRNAFLEQPFENWFTQEYNLYRNLMDKSICDSLKPLMKNIRITIVLGTWCSDSRQQVPDFFTIADYLNMPDSVITIICVDRDKQAVAFSIEDKKIELVPTFIIYRQGAEIGRIIETPSKSLEKDLLAILKTK; encoded by the coding sequence ATGAAAAAATATGTTTTTAGAATGTTATTGATGACTGTTGCATTGCTTTCGCTGTCACAATGCCTGATAGCCCAGCAGTACAATCAAAGATTGACCAATAACAAGACGAATGAGGAAATACTGATAGGCCTTTGTACCAGAAATGCTTTCCTTGAACAACCATTTGAAAACTGGTTCACACAGGAGTATAACCTTTATAGAAACCTCATGGATAAAAGCATTTGTGATAGCCTGAAGCCGCTGATGAAAAACATCAGAATCACCATTGTTCTGGGTACATGGTGCAGTGATAGCCGCCAGCAAGTGCCCGATTTTTTTACCATTGCCGACTACCTGAATATGCCTGATTCTGTGATAACCATTATCTGCGTTGACCGCGACAAACAGGCTGTTGCCTTTTCCATAGAGGATAAGAAAATTGAACTTGTCCCCACTTTTATCATTTACAGGCAGGGGGCTGAAATCGGAAGAATCATTGAAACACCATCGAAATCGCTTGAAAAAGACTTGTTGGCCATCCTGAAAACAAAATGA